The following coding sequences lie in one Hippopotamus amphibius kiboko isolate mHipAmp2 chromosome 17, mHipAmp2.hap2, whole genome shotgun sequence genomic window:
- the CHD3 gene encoding chromodomain-helicase-DNA-binding protein 3 isoform X15 encodes MASPLRDEEEEEEEMVVSEEEEEEEEEGDEEEEEVEAADEDYEEDDDEGVLGRGPGHDRGRDRHSPPGCHLFPPPPPPLPPPPPPPPPPPPDKDDIRLLPSALGVKKRKRGPKKQKENKPGKPRKRKKLDSEEEFGSERDEYREKSESGGSEYGTGPGRKRRRKHREKKEKKTKRRKKGEGDGGQKQVEQKSSATLLLTWGLEDVEHVFSEEDYHTLTNYKAFSQFMRPLIAKKNPKIPMSKMMTILGAKWREFSANNPFKGSAAAVAAAAAAAAAAVAEQVSAAVPSATPIAPSGPPALPPPPAADVQPPPVRRAKTKEGKGPGHKRRSKSPRVPDGRKKLRGKKMAPLKIKLGLLGGKRKKGGSYVLQSDEGPEPEAEESDLDSGSVHSASGRPDGPVRTKKLKRGRPGRKKKKVLGCPAVAGEEEVDGYETDHQDYCEVCQQGGEIILCDTCPRAYHLVCLDPELDRAPEGKWSCPHCEKEGVQWEAKEEEEDYEEEGEEEGEKEEEDDHMEYCRVCKDGGELLCCDACISSYHIHCLNPPLPDIPNGEWLCPRCTCPVLKGRVQKILHWRWGEPPVSVPAPQQADGNPDAPPPRPLQGRSEREFFVKWVGLSYWHCSWAKELQLEIFHLVMYRNYQRKNDMDEPPPLDYGSGEDDGKSDKRKVKDPHYAEMEEKYYRFGIKPEWMTVHRIISHSVDKKGNYHYLVKWRDLPYDQSTWEEDEMNIPEYEDHKQSYWRHRELIMGEDPAQPRKYKKKKKELQGDGPPSSPTNDPTVKYETQPRFITATGGTLHMYQLEGLNWLRFSWAQGTDTILADEMGLGKTIQTIVFLYSLYKEGHTKGPFLVSAPLSTIINWEREFQMWAPKFYVVTYTGDKDSRAIIRENEFSFEDNAIKGGKKAFKMKREAQVKFHVLLTSYELITIDQAALGSIRWACLVVDEAHRLKNNQSKFFRVLNGYKIDHKLLLTGTPLQNNLEELFHLLNFLTPERFNNLEGFLEEFADISKEDQIKKLHDLLGPHMLRRLKADVFKNMPAKTELIVRVELSPMQKKYYKYILTRNFEALNSRGGGNQVSLLNIMMDLKKCCNHPYLFPVAAMESPKLPSGAYEGGALIKASGKLMLLQKMLRKLKEQGHRVLIFSQMTKMLDLLEDFLDYEGYKYERIDGGITGALRQEAIDRFNAPGAQQFCFLLSTRAGGLGINLATADTVIIFDSDWNPHNDIQAFSRAHRIGQANKVMIYRFVTRASVEERITQVAKRKMMLTHLVVRPGLGSKAGSMSKQELDDILKFGTEELFKDENEGENKEEDSSVIHYDNEAIARLLDRNQDATEDTDVQNMNEYLSSFKVAQYVVREEDKIEEIEREIIKQEENVDPDYWEKLLRHHYEQQQEDLARNLGKGKRVRKQVNYNDAAQEDQDNQSEYSVGSEEEDEDFDERPEGRRQSKRQLRNEKDKPLPPLLARVGGNIEVLGFNTRQRKAFLNAVMRWGMPPQDAFTTQWLVRDLRGKTEKEFKAYVSLFMRHLCEPGADGSETFADGVPREGLSRQQVLTRIGVMSLVKKKVQEFEHINGRWSMPELMPDPSADSKRSSRASSPTKTSPTTPEASATNSPCTSKPATPAPSEKGDGIRTPLEKDDAENQEEKPEKNSRVGEKMETEVDTPSPAPSLGERLEPRKIPPEDEVPGVPGELEPEPGYRGDREKSATESTPGERGEEKPMDGQEHRERPEGETGDLGKRAEDVKGDRELRPGPPRDEPRSNGRREEKAEKPRFMFNIADGGFTELHTLWQNEERAAISSGKLNEIWHRRHDYWLLAGIVLHGYARWQDIQNDAQFAIINEPFKTEANKGNFLEMKNKFLARRFKLLEQALVIEEQLRRAAYLNLSQEPAHPAMALHARFAEAECLAESHQHLSKESLAGNKPANAVLHKVTDSWPL; translated from the exons CAGGTGGAACAGAAGTCGTCGGCAACTCTGCTCCTGACCTGGGGCCTGGAGGACGTGGAGCATGTGTTCTCCGAGGAGGATTACCACACACTCACCAACTACAAAGCCTTTAGCCAGTTCATGAG GCCCCTGATTGCTAAGAAGAACCCTAAGATCCCAATGTCTAAGATGATGACCATCCTTGGGGCCAAGTGGAGAGAGTTCAGCGCCAACAACCCCTTCAAGGGGTCGGCAGCTGctgtggcggcggcggcggcagcggcggccgcAGCTGTAGCTGAGCAGGTGTCAGCTGCTGTCCCATCAGCCACCCCCATCGCACCTTCCGGACCCcccgcccttcccccaccccctgccgctGATGTCCAGCCCCCACCCGTCCGAAGAGCCAAAACCAAAGAGGGCAAAG GTCCAGGCCATAAGAGGCGGAGTAAGAGCCCCAGAGTGCCTGATGGACGCAAGAAGCTTCGGGGAAAGAAGATGGCACCACTCAAGATCAAACTAGGGCTGCTGGGTGgcaagaggaagaagggaggctCG TATGTTTTGCAGAGTGACGAGGGCCCCGAACCGGAGGCTGAGGAGTCAGACCTGGACAGTGGCAGTGTCCACAGTGCCTCAGGCCGCCCTGACGGCCCTGTCCGAACCAAGAAACTAAAGAGAGGCCggccaggaaggaagaagaagaagg TCCTGGGCTGTCCTGCAGTGGCCGGGGAGGAGGAGGTTGATGGCTACGAGACGGATCACCAGGATTACTGTGAGGTGTGCCAGCAGGGTGGGGAAATTATTCTGTGTGACACCTGCCCTCGTGCCTACCACCTCGTCTGCCTTGATCCTGAGCTTGACCGGGCTCCTGAGGGCAAGTGGAGCTGCCCCCACTGT gagaaggagggggTACAGTGGGaggccaaggaggaggaggaagactatgaggaggaaggggaggaggaaggggagaaggaggaggaggacgaccACATGGAGTACTGCCGTGTGTGCAAGGATGGCGGGGAGCTCCTGTGCTGTGACGCCTGCATCTCCTCCTACCACATCCACTGTCTCAACCCTCCGCTGCCTGACATCCCCAATGGCGAATGGCTGTGTCCCCGATGCACA TGTCCGGTACTGAAAGGCCGTGTGCAGAAGATCCTACACTGGCGGTGGGGGGAGCCCCCTGTGTCAGTGCCAGCCCCCCAGCAGGCAGACGGGAATCCAgatgccccacccccacgtccTCTTCAAGGCAGATCGGAGCGAGAGTTCTTTGTCAAGTGGGTAGGACTGTCCTACTGGCACTGCTCCTGGGCCAAGGAGCTTCAG CTGGAAATCTTCCACTTGGTCATGTACCGAAACTACCAGCGGAAAAATGACATGGATGAGCCCCCACCCCTGGACTACGGCTCTGGGGAGGATGATGGGAAGAGTGACAAGCGCAAGGTGAAGGACCCGCACTACGCTGAGATGGAGGAGAAGTACTACCGCTTTGGCATCAAGCCGGAGTGGATGACCGTCCACCGGATCATCAGCCACAG TGTGGATAAAAAGGGGAATTACCACTATCTAGTGAAATGGAGGGACTTGCCATACGACCAGTCCACGTGGGAGGAAGATGAAATGAACATCCCTGAATATGAGGACCATAAGCAAAGCTACTGGAGACACCG AGAACTAATTATGGGGGAGGACCCTGCCCAGCCCCGCAagtataagaagaagaagaaggagctGCAGGGTGATGGGCCTCCCAGCTCTCCTACTAATGAC CCTACAGTGAAATATGAGACTCAGCCACGGTTTATCACAGCCACTGGAGGTACACTGCACATGTATCAGCTGGAAGGGCTGAATTGGCTACGCTTCTCGTGGGCCCAGGGCACTGACACCATTCTGGCTGATGAGATGGGACTGGGCAAGACCATACAAACCATCGTCTTCCTCTACTCCCTGTATAAGGAG GGCCACACGAAGGGTCCCTTCCTGGTGAGTGCCCCGCTCTCTACCATCATTAACTGGGAGCGGGAGTTCCAGATGTGGGCACCCAAGTTCTATGTGGTGACATACACGGGTGACAAGGACAGCCGAGCCATCATTCGTGAGAATGAGTTTTCCTTTGAAGACAACGCTATCAAAGGTGGCAAGAAAGCTTTTAAGATGAAG AGGGAGGCGCAGGTGAAGTTCCATGTTCTCCTGACATCGTACGAGCTGATCACCATTGATCAGGCAGCGCTTGGCTCCATCCGCTGGGCCTGTCTCGTGGTGGATGAGGCCCATCGGCTCAAGAACAACCAGTCCAAG TTTTTCAGGGTCCTCAATGGCTACAAGATAGATCATAAGTTGCTGCTGACAGGGACTCCATTGCAGAATAATCTGGAGGAGCTCTTCCATCTGCTGAACTTCCTCACCCCAGAGAGGTTTAA CAATCTGGAGGGCTTCTTAGAGGAGTTTGCTGACATATCCAAAGAAGACCAGATTAAGAAACTTCATGACTTGCTGGGGCCACATATGCTGCGGAGGCTTAAGGCTGATGTCTTTAAGAACATGCCGGCCAAGACAGAGCTCATCGTTCGCGTGGAGCTGAGCCCCATGCAGAA GAAATACTACAAGTATATCCTGACCCGAAATTTTGAGGCCTTGAATTCACGAGGCGGTGGGAACCAAGTGTCGCTGCTTAACATCATGATGGATCTTAAGAAGTGCTGCAACCATCCATACCtctttcctgtggctgctatG GAGTCCCCCAAACTTCCCAGTGGGGCTTACGAGGGTGGGGCACTTATTAAGGCGTCTGGGAAGCTTATGCTGCTGCAGAAGATGCTGCGGAAGCTGAAGGAGCAAGGACACAGAGTGCTCATCTTCTCGCAG atgACCAAAATGTTAGACTTGCTAGAGGACTTCTTAGACTACGAAGGCTACAAGTATGAGCGCATCGATGGCGGCATCACTGgtgccctgaggcaggaggccATTGATCGCTTCAATG CTCCTGGGGCCCAACAGTTCTGCTTCCTCCTGTCCACccgggctgggggcctgggcatCAATCTGGCCACTGCTGACACTGTCATCATCTTTGACTCAGACTGGAACCCCCATAATGATATCCAG GCCTTCAGCCGGGCACATCGGATCGGCCAGGCCAACAAAGTGATGATATACCGGTTTGTGACTCGCGCGTCAGTGGAAGAGCGGATCACGCAGGTGGCCAAGAGAAAGATGATGCTGACACATCTGGTGGTGCGGCCCGGGCTGGGCTCCAAGGCGGGCTCCATGTCCAAGCAGGAGCTGGATGACATCCTCAAATTTGGCACCGAGGAGCTGTTCAAGGATGAAAATGAAG GGGAGAACAAGGAGGAGGATAGCAGTGTGATTCACTATGACAACGAGGCCATCGCTCGGCTCTTGGACCGGAACCAGGATGCAACTGAGGACACGGACGTGCAGAACATGAATGAATATCTCAGCTCCTTCAAGGTGGCCCAGTACGTGGTGCGGGAAGAAGACAAG ATTGAGGAAATCGAGCGCGAGATCATCAAGCAGGAGGAGAACGTGGACCCCGACTACTGGGAGAAGCTGCTGAGACACCACTAcgagcagcagcaggaggaccTGGCCCGGAACCTCGGCAAAGGCAAGCGGGTCCGCAAGCAGGTCAACTACAATGACGCTGCTCAGGAGGACCAAG ATAACCAGTCTGAATACTCAGTGGGgtcagaggaggaggatgaagactTTGATGAGCGTCCTGAAG GGCGACGACAGTCAAAGAGGCAGCTCCGGAATGAAAAGGATAAGCCGCTGCCCCCACTGCTGGCCCGAGTTGGGGGCAACATTGAG GTGTTGGGATTCAACACCCGTCAGCGGAAGGCCTTCCTCAATGCTGTGATGCGCTGGGGCATGCCACCGCAGGATGCCTTCACCACCCAGTGGCTTGTGCGGGACCTCAGGGGCAAGACTGAAAAGGAGTTCAA GGCCTATGTGTCTTTGTTCATGCGCCATCTCTGTGAGCCTGGGGCAGACGGCTCTGAAACCTTTGCTGACGGGGTCCCTCGGGAGGGGCTGAGTCGCCAGCAAGTGTTGACCCGCATTGGAGTCATGTCTCTCGTCAAGAAGAAG GTACAGGAGTTTGAGCACATCAATGGGCGCTGGTCCATGCCGGAGCTGATGCCCGACCCCAGTGCTGACTCCAAGCGCTCCTCTAGGGCCTCCTCTCCTACCAAAACGTCTCCTACCACTCCTGAGGCTTCTGCTACAAACAGTCCTTGCACCTCAAAACCTG CTACTCCAGCTCCCAGTGAGAAAGGAGATGGCATAAGGACACCTCTGGAAAAGGATGACGCAGAAAACCAGGAGGAGAAGCCAGAGAAGAATAGCAGAGTTGGGgagaagatggagacagag GTTGAtacgcccagcccagccccatcaCTTGGGGAGCGGCTGGAGCCAAGGAAGATTCCTCCAGAGGATGAGGTGCCAGGGGTACCTGGAGAGCTGGAGCCTGAACCTGGGTACCGGGGGGACAGAGAGAAGTCAG ccacaGAGTCGACGCCAGGAGAGAGGGGGGAGGAGAAGCCGATGGATGGACAGGAACACAGGGAGAGGCCGGAGGGGGAGACAGGGGATTTGGGCAAGAGAG CAGAAGATGTAAAAGGGGACCGGGAGCTTCGACCTGGGCCTCCTCGAGACGAGCCGCGGTCCAATGGGCGACGtgaggagaaggcagagaagcCGCGGTTCATGTTCAATATTGCAgatggtggcttcacag AACTTCATACCCTGTGGCAGAATGAGGAACGGGCAGCTATTTCCTCAGGGAAACTCAATGAGATCTGGCACCGAAGACATGACTATTGGCTTTTGGCTGGGATTGTCCT CCATGGCTATGCACGGTGGCAGGACATCCAGAACGATGCTCAGTTTGCCATTATCAATGAGCCATTTAAAACTGAAGCCAATAAGGGGAACTTTCTGGAGATGAAAAACAAGTTCCTGGCCCGGAGATTCAAG CTCCTGGAGCAGGCGCTGGTGATTGAGGAGCAGCTGCGGCGGGCGGCCTACCTGAACCTATCACAGGAGCCGGCGCACCCCGCCATGGCCCTCCACGCCCGCTTCGCCGAGGCCGAGTGCCTGGCCGAGAGCCACCAGCACCTCTCCAAGGAGTCGTTGGCGGGGAACAAGCCGGCCAACGCCGTCCTGCACAAGG TGACTGATTCCTGGCCCCTTTGA
- the CHD3 gene encoding chromodomain-helicase-DNA-binding protein 3 isoform X13, producing the protein MASPLRDEEEEEEEMVVSEEEEEEEEEGDEEEEEVEAADEDYEEDDDEGVLGRGPGHDRGRDRHSPPGCHLFPPPPPPLPPPPPPPPPPPPDKDDIRLLPSALGVKKRKRGPKKQKENKPGKPRKRKKLDSEEEFGSERDEYREKSESGGSEYGTGPGRKRRRKHREKKEKKTKRRKKGEGDGGQKQVEQKSSATLLLTWGLEDVEHVFSEEDYHTLTNYKAFSQFMRPLIAKKNPKIPMSKMMTILGAKWREFSANNPFKGSAAAVAAAAAAAAAAVAEQVSAAVPSATPIAPSGPPALPPPPAADVQPPPVRRAKTKEGKGPGHKRRSKSPRVPDGRKKLRGKKMAPLKIKLGLLGGKRKKGGSYVLQSDEGPEPEAEESDLDSGSVHSASGRPDGPVRTKKLKRGRPGRKKKKVLGCPAVAGEEEVDGYETDHQDYCEVCQQGGEIILCDTCPRAYHLVCLDPELDRAPEGKWSCPHCEKEGVQWEAKEEEEDYEEEGEEEGEKEEEDDHMEYCRVCKDGGELLCCDACISSYHIHCLNPPLPDIPNGEWLCPRCTCPVLKGRVQKILHWRWGEPPVSVPAPQQADGNPDAPPPRPLQGRSEREFFVKWVGLSYWHCSWAKELQLEIFHLVMYRNYQRKNDMDEPPPLDYGSGEDDGKSDKRKVKDPHYAEMEEKYYRFGIKPEWMTVHRIISHSVDKKGNYHYLVKWRDLPYDQSTWEEDEMNIPEYEDHKQSYWRHRELIMGEDPAQPRKYKKKKKELQGDGPPSSPTNDPTVKYETQPRFITATGGTLHMYQLEGLNWLRFSWAQGTDTILADEMGLGKTIQTIVFLYSLYKEGHTKGPFLVSAPLSTIINWEREFQMWAPKFYVVTYTGDKDSRAIIRENEFSFEDNAIKGGKKAFKMKREAQVKFHVLLTSYELITIDQAALGSIRWACLVVDEAHRLKNNQSKFFRVLNGYKIDHKLLLTGTPLQNNLEELFHLLNFLTPERFNNLEGFLEEFADISKEDQIKKLHDLLGPHMLRRLKADVFKNMPAKTELIVRVELSPMQKKYYKYILTRNFEALNSRGGGNQVSLLNIMMDLKKCCNHPYLFPVAAMESPKLPSGAYEGGALIKASGKLMLLQKMLRKLKEQGHRVLIFSQMTKMLDLLEDFLDYEGYKYERIDGGITGALRQEAIDRFNAPGAQQFCFLLSTRAGGLGINLATADTVIIFDSDWNPHNDIQAFSRAHRIGQANKVMIYRFVTRASVEERITQVAKRKMMLTHLVVRPGLGSKAGSMSKQELDDILKFGTEELFKDENEGENKEEDSSVIHYDNEAIARLLDRNQDATEDTDVQNMNEYLSSFKVAQYVVREEDKIEEIEREIIKQEENVDPDYWEKLLRHHYEQQQEDLARNLGKGKRVRKQVNYNDAAQEDQDNQSEYSVGSEEEDEDFDERPEGRRQSKRQLRNEKDKPLPPLLARVGGNIEVLGFNTRQRKAFLNAVMRWGMPPQDAFTTQWLVRDLRGKTEKEFKAYVSLFMRHLCEPGADGSETFADGVPREGLSRQQVLTRIGVMSLVKKKVQEFEHINGRWSMPELMPDPSADSKRSSRASSPTKTSPTTPEASATNSPCTSKPATPAPSEKGDGIRTPLEKDDAENQEEKPEKNSRVGEKMETEVDTPSPAPSLGERLEPRKIPPEDEVPGVPGELEPEPGYRGDREKSATESTPGERGEEKPMDGQEHRERPEGETGDLGKRAEDVKGDRELRPGPPRDEPRSNGRREEKAEKPRFMFNIADGGFTELHTLWQNEERAAISSGKLNEIWHRRHDYWLLAGIVLHGYARWQDIQNDAQFAIINEPFKTEANKGNFLEMKNKFLARRFKLLEQALVIEEQLRRAAYLNLSQEPAHPAMALHARFAEAECLAESHQHLSKESLAGNKPANAVLHKASRICAADFHPRLIAFTSVPERGTCPPAPISMRLCHVPSTGRNVFADPHACHTAHSTLSGALACV; encoded by the exons CAGGTGGAACAGAAGTCGTCGGCAACTCTGCTCCTGACCTGGGGCCTGGAGGACGTGGAGCATGTGTTCTCCGAGGAGGATTACCACACACTCACCAACTACAAAGCCTTTAGCCAGTTCATGAG GCCCCTGATTGCTAAGAAGAACCCTAAGATCCCAATGTCTAAGATGATGACCATCCTTGGGGCCAAGTGGAGAGAGTTCAGCGCCAACAACCCCTTCAAGGGGTCGGCAGCTGctgtggcggcggcggcggcagcggcggccgcAGCTGTAGCTGAGCAGGTGTCAGCTGCTGTCCCATCAGCCACCCCCATCGCACCTTCCGGACCCcccgcccttcccccaccccctgccgctGATGTCCAGCCCCCACCCGTCCGAAGAGCCAAAACCAAAGAGGGCAAAG GTCCAGGCCATAAGAGGCGGAGTAAGAGCCCCAGAGTGCCTGATGGACGCAAGAAGCTTCGGGGAAAGAAGATGGCACCACTCAAGATCAAACTAGGGCTGCTGGGTGgcaagaggaagaagggaggctCG TATGTTTTGCAGAGTGACGAGGGCCCCGAACCGGAGGCTGAGGAGTCAGACCTGGACAGTGGCAGTGTCCACAGTGCCTCAGGCCGCCCTGACGGCCCTGTCCGAACCAAGAAACTAAAGAGAGGCCggccaggaaggaagaagaagaagg TCCTGGGCTGTCCTGCAGTGGCCGGGGAGGAGGAGGTTGATGGCTACGAGACGGATCACCAGGATTACTGTGAGGTGTGCCAGCAGGGTGGGGAAATTATTCTGTGTGACACCTGCCCTCGTGCCTACCACCTCGTCTGCCTTGATCCTGAGCTTGACCGGGCTCCTGAGGGCAAGTGGAGCTGCCCCCACTGT gagaaggagggggTACAGTGGGaggccaaggaggaggaggaagactatgaggaggaaggggaggaggaaggggagaaggaggaggaggacgaccACATGGAGTACTGCCGTGTGTGCAAGGATGGCGGGGAGCTCCTGTGCTGTGACGCCTGCATCTCCTCCTACCACATCCACTGTCTCAACCCTCCGCTGCCTGACATCCCCAATGGCGAATGGCTGTGTCCCCGATGCACA TGTCCGGTACTGAAAGGCCGTGTGCAGAAGATCCTACACTGGCGGTGGGGGGAGCCCCCTGTGTCAGTGCCAGCCCCCCAGCAGGCAGACGGGAATCCAgatgccccacccccacgtccTCTTCAAGGCAGATCGGAGCGAGAGTTCTTTGTCAAGTGGGTAGGACTGTCCTACTGGCACTGCTCCTGGGCCAAGGAGCTTCAG CTGGAAATCTTCCACTTGGTCATGTACCGAAACTACCAGCGGAAAAATGACATGGATGAGCCCCCACCCCTGGACTACGGCTCTGGGGAGGATGATGGGAAGAGTGACAAGCGCAAGGTGAAGGACCCGCACTACGCTGAGATGGAGGAGAAGTACTACCGCTTTGGCATCAAGCCGGAGTGGATGACCGTCCACCGGATCATCAGCCACAG TGTGGATAAAAAGGGGAATTACCACTATCTAGTGAAATGGAGGGACTTGCCATACGACCAGTCCACGTGGGAGGAAGATGAAATGAACATCCCTGAATATGAGGACCATAAGCAAAGCTACTGGAGACACCG AGAACTAATTATGGGGGAGGACCCTGCCCAGCCCCGCAagtataagaagaagaagaaggagctGCAGGGTGATGGGCCTCCCAGCTCTCCTACTAATGAC CCTACAGTGAAATATGAGACTCAGCCACGGTTTATCACAGCCACTGGAGGTACACTGCACATGTATCAGCTGGAAGGGCTGAATTGGCTACGCTTCTCGTGGGCCCAGGGCACTGACACCATTCTGGCTGATGAGATGGGACTGGGCAAGACCATACAAACCATCGTCTTCCTCTACTCCCTGTATAAGGAG GGCCACACGAAGGGTCCCTTCCTGGTGAGTGCCCCGCTCTCTACCATCATTAACTGGGAGCGGGAGTTCCAGATGTGGGCACCCAAGTTCTATGTGGTGACATACACGGGTGACAAGGACAGCCGAGCCATCATTCGTGAGAATGAGTTTTCCTTTGAAGACAACGCTATCAAAGGTGGCAAGAAAGCTTTTAAGATGAAG AGGGAGGCGCAGGTGAAGTTCCATGTTCTCCTGACATCGTACGAGCTGATCACCATTGATCAGGCAGCGCTTGGCTCCATCCGCTGGGCCTGTCTCGTGGTGGATGAGGCCCATCGGCTCAAGAACAACCAGTCCAAG TTTTTCAGGGTCCTCAATGGCTACAAGATAGATCATAAGTTGCTGCTGACAGGGACTCCATTGCAGAATAATCTGGAGGAGCTCTTCCATCTGCTGAACTTCCTCACCCCAGAGAGGTTTAA CAATCTGGAGGGCTTCTTAGAGGAGTTTGCTGACATATCCAAAGAAGACCAGATTAAGAAACTTCATGACTTGCTGGGGCCACATATGCTGCGGAGGCTTAAGGCTGATGTCTTTAAGAACATGCCGGCCAAGACAGAGCTCATCGTTCGCGTGGAGCTGAGCCCCATGCAGAA GAAATACTACAAGTATATCCTGACCCGAAATTTTGAGGCCTTGAATTCACGAGGCGGTGGGAACCAAGTGTCGCTGCTTAACATCATGATGGATCTTAAGAAGTGCTGCAACCATCCATACCtctttcctgtggctgctatG GAGTCCCCCAAACTTCCCAGTGGGGCTTACGAGGGTGGGGCACTTATTAAGGCGTCTGGGAAGCTTATGCTGCTGCAGAAGATGCTGCGGAAGCTGAAGGAGCAAGGACACAGAGTGCTCATCTTCTCGCAG atgACCAAAATGTTAGACTTGCTAGAGGACTTCTTAGACTACGAAGGCTACAAGTATGAGCGCATCGATGGCGGCATCACTGgtgccctgaggcaggaggccATTGATCGCTTCAATG CTCCTGGGGCCCAACAGTTCTGCTTCCTCCTGTCCACccgggctgggggcctgggcatCAATCTGGCCACTGCTGACACTGTCATCATCTTTGACTCAGACTGGAACCCCCATAATGATATCCAG GCCTTCAGCCGGGCACATCGGATCGGCCAGGCCAACAAAGTGATGATATACCGGTTTGTGACTCGCGCGTCAGTGGAAGAGCGGATCACGCAGGTGGCCAAGAGAAAGATGATGCTGACACATCTGGTGGTGCGGCCCGGGCTGGGCTCCAAGGCGGGCTCCATGTCCAAGCAGGAGCTGGATGACATCCTCAAATTTGGCACCGAGGAGCTGTTCAAGGATGAAAATGAAG GGGAGAACAAGGAGGAGGATAGCAGTGTGATTCACTATGACAACGAGGCCATCGCTCGGCTCTTGGACCGGAACCAGGATGCAACTGAGGACACGGACGTGCAGAACATGAATGAATATCTCAGCTCCTTCAAGGTGGCCCAGTACGTGGTGCGGGAAGAAGACAAG ATTGAGGAAATCGAGCGCGAGATCATCAAGCAGGAGGAGAACGTGGACCCCGACTACTGGGAGAAGCTGCTGAGACACCACTAcgagcagcagcaggaggaccTGGCCCGGAACCTCGGCAAAGGCAAGCGGGTCCGCAAGCAGGTCAACTACAATGACGCTGCTCAGGAGGACCAAG ATAACCAGTCTGAATACTCAGTGGGgtcagaggaggaggatgaagactTTGATGAGCGTCCTGAAG GGCGACGACAGTCAAAGAGGCAGCTCCGGAATGAAAAGGATAAGCCGCTGCCCCCACTGCTGGCCCGAGTTGGGGGCAACATTGAG GTGTTGGGATTCAACACCCGTCAGCGGAAGGCCTTCCTCAATGCTGTGATGCGCTGGGGCATGCCACCGCAGGATGCCTTCACCACCCAGTGGCTTGTGCGGGACCTCAGGGGCAAGACTGAAAAGGAGTTCAA GGCCTATGTGTCTTTGTTCATGCGCCATCTCTGTGAGCCTGGGGCAGACGGCTCTGAAACCTTTGCTGACGGGGTCCCTCGGGAGGGGCTGAGTCGCCAGCAAGTGTTGACCCGCATTGGAGTCATGTCTCTCGTCAAGAAGAAG GTACAGGAGTTTGAGCACATCAATGGGCGCTGGTCCATGCCGGAGCTGATGCCCGACCCCAGTGCTGACTCCAAGCGCTCCTCTAGGGCCTCCTCTCCTACCAAAACGTCTCCTACCACTCCTGAGGCTTCTGCTACAAACAGTCCTTGCACCTCAAAACCTG CTACTCCAGCTCCCAGTGAGAAAGGAGATGGCATAAGGACACCTCTGGAAAAGGATGACGCAGAAAACCAGGAGGAGAAGCCAGAGAAGAATAGCAGAGTTGGGgagaagatggagacagag GTTGAtacgcccagcccagccccatcaCTTGGGGAGCGGCTGGAGCCAAGGAAGATTCCTCCAGAGGATGAGGTGCCAGGGGTACCTGGAGAGCTGGAGCCTGAACCTGGGTACCGGGGGGACAGAGAGAAGTCAG ccacaGAGTCGACGCCAGGAGAGAGGGGGGAGGAGAAGCCGATGGATGGACAGGAACACAGGGAGAGGCCGGAGGGGGAGACAGGGGATTTGGGCAAGAGAG CAGAAGATGTAAAAGGGGACCGGGAGCTTCGACCTGGGCCTCCTCGAGACGAGCCGCGGTCCAATGGGCGACGtgaggagaaggcagagaagcCGCGGTTCATGTTCAATATTGCAgatggtggcttcacag AACTTCATACCCTGTGGCAGAATGAGGAACGGGCAGCTATTTCCTCAGGGAAACTCAATGAGATCTGGCACCGAAGACATGACTATTGGCTTTTGGCTGGGATTGTCCT CCATGGCTATGCACGGTGGCAGGACATCCAGAACGATGCTCAGTTTGCCATTATCAATGAGCCATTTAAAACTGAAGCCAATAAGGGGAACTTTCTGGAGATGAAAAACAAGTTCCTGGCCCGGAGATTCAAG CTCCTGGAGCAGGCGCTGGTGATTGAGGAGCAGCTGCGGCGGGCGGCCTACCTGAACCTATCACAGGAGCCGGCGCACCCCGCCATGGCCCTCCACGCCCGCTTCGCCGAGGCCGAGTGCCTGGCCGAGAGCCACCAGCACCTCTCCAAGGAGTCGTTGGCGGGGAACAAGCCGGCCAACGCCGTCCTGCACAAGG CCTCTAGGATTTGTGCAGCCGATTTTCATCCACGCCTAATAGCATTCACATCAGTGCCTGAGAGAGGgacctgcccccccgcccccatctccaTGAGACTGTGCCACGTCCCCTCCACAGGGCGGAACGTCTTCGCTGACCCCCACGCCTGCCATACTGCTCATAGCACCCTCTCTGGGGCCTTGGCCTGTGTATAG